One window of the Salvia miltiorrhiza cultivar Shanhuang (shh) chromosome 6, IMPLAD_Smil_shh, whole genome shotgun sequence genome contains the following:
- the LOC130987435 gene encoding uncharacterized protein LOC130987435, with product MKNVMKISCEYIMKRWTRQAKVGFIGDSNLNKFNSDPKNMLQNLRYRELCGLYVQLVTKASEDEDTYRIVKDGILKMFDMVDSRFQGQELDQHGDGTSLLLNEAQMQTNERNTCGAKGIKSKNKTTSGKRLRGGLENGSRKKKVGRKKVQRLSSDNLEGVQGNHDIVSDVPSVSYQGVNEIQDFSASSSHQNFGGSPSMSMTSLLLAQQPLGFGPFQTHNSQQSINVDK from the exons AtgaaaaatgttatgaaaatctCATGTGAATACATCATGAAAAGATGGACACGACAAGCAAAAGTTGGATTTATTGGAGATTCGAATCTCAATAAATTCAACTCGGATCCAAAAAATATGCTTCAAAATCTACGATATAGAGAATTATGTGGGTTGTATGTTCAGTTGGTTACAAAAGCTTCTGAGGATGAAGATACTTACAGAATTGTAAAAGATGGTATTTTGAAGATGTTTGATATGGTGGATAGTAGATTTCAAGGTCAAGAGTTAGATCAACATGGAGATGGAACAAGTTTGTTGTTAAATGAGGCTCAAATGCAAACTAATGAAAGAAACACTTGTGGAGCCAAAGGTATAAAGTCTAAAAACAAGACAACTTCCGGGAAAAGACTTAGAGGTGGCTTAGAAAACGGttcaagaaaaaagaaagtggGGCGAAAAAAAGTCCAGCGTTTATCCTCTGATAATTTGGAG GGTGTTCAAGGAAATCATGACATTGTTTCTGATGTGCCCTCCGTATCTTATCAAGGGGTCAATGAAATTCAG GATTTTTCAGCAAGTTCAAGTCATCAAAATTTTGGTGGATCCCCATCAATGAGCATGACTAGCTTACTATTG GCACAACAACCACTCGGCTTTGGCCCTTTTCAAACACATAACTCGCAACAAAGCATTAATGTCGATAAATGA